One window of the Lytechinus variegatus isolate NC3 chromosome 3, Lvar_3.0, whole genome shotgun sequence genome contains the following:
- the LOC121411234 gene encoding kelch-like protein 2: MTIAAMETSASLLGGGDEYSYSYRVRDRRSISGASSTPSSTSSGSGSSYSSTTSSTSPYSSSSRTSSSYGTGSGSSSGSHTVALSSIIAGIEVVGDKQQAIIERQGSKTKLRAKLEPQDSLDNFPDKYKFEDNKHVSEVVHGLKSLYEQGSLVDVTLIVDDEEFPCHKCVLAASSPYFNAMFTTNLAESRQSKIRLIGIDAPSMRLILDYAYTSQIEINEDNVQGLMLAVNMFQMPTLRDACARFLEKHITVSNAIGIYFFAVAHNCEKLEELAKTVVMDNFVEVCKEEEFVTLGKDKVIDIISKDELNVDNEEVVYESVMAWAKHDPDARRADLADVVSHIRFGLISPYYIHDVVERDRIVSHNKGCQQIIDSALQYHVLRDRRQDLDMTKVNTTARKGMPFADMFVFLTNTSEMLSDINQPTTYRVKALPELMDDAECVITGENNIFTLSKQPTEYSGRRLYSNRRSGLFLFDHFEKKWLPRAAMNVGRCNFSLSVLDGLIYAVGGCDGDDALSSVECYNPATNIWKQISSMPQVVRFGHKAVAVGGRLYCVGGESEDTVLDSLFCYNPRLDSWETVANMILPRTCASVAVTNREIYVIGGSVAMGEVGPENMLKSVEIYNPENNEWRFGPELPEGRMSFVTAVLGGTIYIFGGENGLEDCEAKVWKLESSATEWIEDKGKWPPLVAPFSCLVARMSKDSE, from the coding sequence ATGACAATAGCTGCCATGGAGACGTCTGCATCCTTGCTTGGTGGTGGTGACGAATACTCCTACTCCTATAGGGTCCGAGACCGTCGGAGCATCTCTGGTGCTAGTTCAACTCCATCTTCAACGTCAAGTGGTTCTGGCAGCTCATATTCTTCGACGACATCATCTACATCACCGTACAGTAGTTCATCCAGGACTTCGTCCAGCTATGGAACCGGCTCAGGCTCTTCGTCGGGTTCGCACACTGTTGCTCTTTCTTCGATAATCGCAGGTATAGAGGTAGTTGGTGACAAGCAACAGGCAATCATCGAACGTCAGGGGAGCAAAACAAAGCTACGTGCTAAGCTCGAACCGCAAGATTCATTGGATAACTTTCCAGACAAGTACAAATTCGAGGACAATAAGCATGTATCTGAGGTAGTACACGGACTCAAGTCATTGTACGAGCAAGGTTCCTTGGTGGACGTGACATTGATCGTTGACGATGAGGAATTTCCTTGTCATAAATGCGTGCTTGCCGCGAGTAGTCCGTATTTTAACGCCATGTTTACGACAAATCTGGCGGAGAGCAGACAGAGTAAGATCCGTTTAATTGGAATAGACGCACCCTCAATGCGACTTATCCTCGACTATGCTTATACATCGCAAATAGAGATTAATGAAGACAACGTACAAGGACTCATGCTAGCAGTCAATATGTTCCAGATGCCAACATTACGCGACGCTTGTGCACGGTTTCTTGAGAAACATATCACGGTGTCCAACGCAATTGGTATCTACTTTTTTGCTGTCGCACACAACTGCGAAAAGCTCGAGGAACTGGCGAAAACTGTGGTAATGGATAACTTTGTCGAAGTGTGTAAAGAGGAAGAGTTTGTCACATTAGGAAAAGATAAGGTTATCGATATCATTTCCAAAGATgagttgaatgtagacaacgaGGAGGTGGTTTACGAAAGCGTGATGGCTTGGGCCAAGCACGATCCAGACGCGCGTAGAGCAGACCTCGCAGATGTTGTATCTCACATCCGATTTGGACTTATCAGCCCATACTACATTCATGATGTCGTCGAACGCGATCGCATTGTGTCACATAACAAGGGTTGTCAACAGATCATCGACAGCGCTTTACAATATCACGTTCTACGGGATCGTCGCCAAGATCTTGACATGACGAAGGTAAACACAACCGCAAGAAAGGGAATGCCATTTGCAGATATGTTCGTCTTCCTTACCAATACGAGTGAGATGCTAAGCGATATCAACCAACCCACAACCTACCGCGTCAAGGCTTTACCCGAACTGATGGACGATGCAGAATGTGTCATAACAGGGGAAAATAACATATTTACCCTTTCGAAACAGCCAACAGAATATAGCGGCCGACGTTTATATTCCAATCGCAGAAGCGGTCTATTTCTCTttgatcattttgaaaagaaatggtTACCGCGAGCCGCGATGAATGTCGGCCGTTGTAATTTTAGCTTGTCGGTATTGGATGGTCTCATCTATGCTGTCGGTGGCTGTGATGGTGACGATGCTCTTTCTAGCGTTGAATGTTACAATCCTGCCACCAACATCTGGAAGCAGATATCATCCATGCCGCAGGTTGTTAGGTTCGGCCATAAAGCTGTTGCAGTTGGTGGTCGGTTGTACTGTGTCGGTGGAGAGTCTGAAGATACAGTTCTCGATTCTTTGTTTTGCTACAATCCGCGGCTTGATAGCTGGGAAACGGTTGCCAACATGATCCTCCCGCGTACTTGCGCTAGCGTCGCCGTGACGAATCGAGAAATATACGTTATTGGAGGTAGCGTTGCGATGGGTGAGGTAGGGCCAGAGAATATGCTTAAGTCGGTCGAAATCTACAACCCTGAGAATAACGAGTGGCGTTTCGGACCAGAGCTCCCAGAAGGAAGGATGTCCTTTGTCACGGCAGTATTAGGTGGCACTATATACATTTTCGGCGGAGAAAATGGACTTGAGGATTGTGAGGCGAAGGTCTGGAAGCTTGAATCTAGTGCAACAGAGTGGATCGAAGACAAGGGCAAATGGCCACCTTTAGTTGCGCCATTCTCGTGTCTCGTCGCCAGAATGTCTAAGGATAGTGAATAG